A genome region from Tolypothrix sp. PCC 7712 includes the following:
- the hemH gene encoding ferrochelatase produces MGRVGVLLLNLGGPDKLEDVGPFLFNLFSDPEIIRLPFRWLQKPLAWFIASRRTKTSQENYKHIGGGSPLRRITEAQGEALREQLRELGQEAKIYLGMRYWHPYTEEAIAQLAQDQIEQLVILPLYPQFSISTSGSSFRLLEKLWQENPKIQPLEYTVIPSWYKRQGYLQAMAELIAQELDQYPNPNDVHIFFSAHGVPKSYVEEAGDPYQQEIEECTVLIMRTLNRPNAHTLAYQSRVGPVEWLQPYTEDALKELGEKGVKDLVVVPISFVSEHIETLQEIDIEYREIAEEAGINNFRRVPAPNTHPVFIKALADLVIDSLKQPSLKLSQVTQMKKKVKMYPQERWEWGITTSAEVWNGRIAMLGFIALIIELVTGRGLLHMIGLL; encoded by the coding sequence ATGGGTCGTGTAGGCGTTTTATTACTCAATCTCGGTGGGCCAGATAAGTTAGAAGATGTTGGGCCATTTTTGTTTAACCTGTTTTCTGATCCAGAAATTATTCGCCTACCATTTCGTTGGTTGCAAAAACCCCTAGCTTGGTTTATTGCTTCACGACGTACAAAAACATCACAAGAAAACTACAAGCACATTGGTGGTGGTTCGCCACTGCGACGCATTACAGAAGCGCAAGGAGAAGCGCTAAGAGAACAATTGAGAGAGTTAGGGCAAGAAGCCAAGATATATTTAGGAATGCGCTATTGGCATCCCTATACTGAAGAAGCGATCGCTCAACTAGCTCAAGATCAGATTGAACAGTTGGTTATCTTACCCCTATACCCACAATTTTCTATTAGTACCAGTGGTTCTAGCTTCCGACTCCTAGAAAAACTCTGGCAAGAAAATCCCAAAATTCAACCTCTGGAATACACTGTTATTCCTTCTTGGTATAAACGACAGGGCTATCTGCAAGCAATGGCAGAACTCATCGCCCAAGAACTCGATCAATATCCTAATCCTAATGATGTTCATATCTTCTTCAGCGCTCATGGCGTACCGAAAAGCTACGTTGAAGAAGCAGGTGATCCCTATCAGCAAGAAATTGAGGAATGTACTGTTCTGATTATGCGTACCCTCAATCGTCCTAATGCTCATACCTTAGCGTATCAAAGTCGTGTTGGCCCTGTAGAGTGGCTGCAACCCTACACTGAAGATGCGCTGAAAGAATTAGGAGAAAAAGGTGTTAAAGATTTAGTTGTCGTACCTATCAGTTTTGTCTCAGAACATATTGAGACATTGCAGGAAATTGATATTGAGTATCGCGAAATAGCTGAAGAGGCTGGAATTAACAACTTCCGGCGTGTACCTGCTCCTAATACCCATCCAGTTTTTATTAAAGCATTAGCAGATTTGGTGATTGATTCGCTAAAGCAGCCTAGCTTGAAGCTATCACAAGTCACCCAAATGAAGAAGAAGGTGAAAATGTATCCCCAAGAGCGTTGGGAATGGGGGATTACCACCAGCGCCGAAGTCTGGAATGGTCGAATTGCCATGCTTGGCTTTATTGCTCTGATTATTGAGCTAGTCACTGGTCGGGGATTGCTGCACATGATTGGCTTGTTGTAA
- a CDS encoding WD40 repeat domain-containing protein, translating to MTLNQIPGKALTIWILILVTTAVSGCTAFSSRTQDLTTQSAPNSQPLRKLSTESDSGYSVAYSPEVSRAKNPVGAVVASAGAKTVKLWNPSTGKLIRTFNGQAWAVEFSPDGQILASGSQNGNLNLWNVSTGELTRTLKHSEPVIDVAFSPDGQTLASGLDQGANIRLWNWRTGKIIPIPEDSNASAKGFDNFKSVPIAFSPDGQELFARSGSGSTSQLWNISTGKVIRSCDAKSLINDVAISPDGKTLATGVRDKAIKLWDVNSGKLIYTLTGHTAEVRSVAFSPDGKSLASGSQDGTIKLWNISTGKLIGTLTTQKEQVWSVAFNPDGKTLASASQDGIINIWQLLPK from the coding sequence ATGACTCTCAACCAAATTCCTGGGAAAGCACTCACAATATGGATTCTTATTTTAGTAACTACTGCTGTTTCCGGTTGCACTGCATTTAGTTCCAGAACTCAGGACTTAACTACCCAATCTGCGCCAAATAGTCAACCACTCCGCAAGCTCTCAACAGAGTCAGATTCGGGTTATTCGGTTGCTTATTCTCCAGAAGTATCTAGGGCGAAAAATCCTGTAGGTGCTGTTGTTGCTAGTGCTGGTGCTAAAACCGTTAAACTTTGGAATCCCAGCACGGGAAAACTCATCCGTACATTTAACGGACAGGCTTGGGCTGTTGAATTTAGCCCAGATGGTCAGATTCTTGCTAGTGGTAGTCAAAATGGAAATCTTAATCTCTGGAATGTTAGTACTGGGGAACTTACCCGTACTCTCAAGCATTCAGAACCTGTAATTGATGTAGCCTTTAGTCCCGATGGGCAGACACTAGCTAGTGGTCTTGACCAGGGCGCTAATATTAGGCTGTGGAACTGGCGCACTGGCAAAATTATTCCCATCCCTGAGGACTCGAACGCTTCTGCAAAGGGATTTGATAATTTCAAATCTGTACCTATAGCTTTTAGCCCAGATGGTCAGGAATTGTTTGCTCGAAGTGGTTCAGGTAGTACTAGTCAGTTGTGGAATATCAGTACTGGTAAAGTTATCCGCAGTTGTGATGCTAAATCATTGATTAATGATGTCGCTATCAGCCCAGATGGAAAAACCTTGGCTACTGGCGTTCGTGACAAAGCTATTAAGTTGTGGGATGTTAATTCTGGCAAACTCATCTACACTTTGACAGGTCATACAGCTGAAGTGAGATCCGTTGCTTTCAGTCCAGATGGAAAAAGTCTTGCTAGTGGTAGTCAAGACGGTACCATCAAGCTATGGAATATTAGCACAGGCAAACTGATCGGTACTTTAACTACCCAAAAAGAACAAGTTTGGTCTGTCGCTTTCAATCCTGATGGCAAAACTCTTGCTAGTGCCAGTCAGGATGGCATTATTAATATTTGGCAGTTATTACCAAAATAA
- a CDS encoding DUF4126 domain-containing protein, producing the protein MIDILATLSASAAAGIRIGIPLLIIGLLHGGQLWSKVPLLAHISPSVLLGFFSIWSLLELFASKKRLGQRVLQIFELLLSPIVGAIMGLAVSSTTTAPNWLMACIGGLLALVFQLVQVGWFYRLRGLPLWAVFLQDFLCVALVLFAFNAPWPGGLITFALLWFAIHSAKQWYDWYWQYRRQRSEARY; encoded by the coding sequence ATGATTGATATCCTAGCCACACTTTCTGCTTCGGCGGCTGCAGGAATCAGAATTGGTATACCCTTACTGATTATCGGATTGTTGCACGGAGGTCAATTGTGGTCAAAAGTTCCGCTTTTGGCTCACATTTCGCCATCAGTGTTGCTAGGCTTCTTTAGCATTTGGTCTTTGCTCGAGCTATTTGCTTCTAAAAAGCGTTTGGGGCAGAGAGTACTACAAATATTTGAGTTATTATTGTCCCCCATTGTGGGCGCAATTATGGGGTTAGCAGTATCTTCCACAACAACTGCCCCAAATTGGCTAATGGCTTGTATTGGCGGTTTGTTGGCTTTGGTATTTCAACTGGTGCAAGTCGGTTGGTTTTATCGCTTGCGTGGCTTACCGTTGTGGGCAGTCTTTCTACAAGATTTTTTATGCGTTGCTTTAGTACTATTTGCCTTTAATGCTCCTTGGCCTGGAGGATTAATTACTTTTGCCCTGCTCTGGTTTGCAATTCATAGCGCCAAGCAATGGTATGACTGGTATTGGCAATATCGCCGTCAACGTTCAGAAGCAAGGTATTAA
- the purB gene encoding adenylosuccinate lyase translates to MIERYTLPEMGNIWSEAYKLKTWLQVEIAVCEAQAELGYIPSQAVEEIKAKANFDPKRVLEIEAEVRHDVIAFLTNVNEYVGDAGRYIHLGLTSSDVLDTALALQLIASLDVILQRLEDLIQAIRKKAKEHRNTVMIGRSHGIHAEPITFGFKLAGWLAEVLRHQERLQTLRKTIAVGKISGAVGTYANIEPRVEAIACQKLGLKPDTASTQVISRDIHADYVQQLALVAASIERFAVEIRNLQKTDVLEVEEFFAKGQKGSSAMPHKRNPIRSERLTGMARLVRSHAGAALEDIALWHERDISHSSVERVILPDACILTHFMIKEITDLVTNLLVYPENMQRNLNCYGGVVFSQKVLLALVEKGTNREEAYAIVQENAHTAWNKPEGNFHDLITKDPRVTQKLSPAEIEFCFDPQQHLRHLEQVYQRLGI, encoded by the coding sequence GTGATTGAGCGTTATACTTTGCCCGAAATGGGTAATATTTGGAGTGAAGCCTATAAACTAAAAACTTGGTTGCAAGTAGAAATTGCTGTTTGTGAGGCACAGGCTGAACTTGGTTACATCCCATCTCAGGCAGTTGAAGAGATTAAAGCAAAGGCGAATTTTGACCCAAAGCGGGTGCTAGAAATTGAAGCTGAAGTCCGCCACGATGTCATCGCCTTTTTAACAAATGTCAATGAATATGTTGGTGATGCTGGGCGTTATATTCACCTGGGTTTAACTAGTTCTGATGTGCTAGATACAGCTTTAGCATTGCAATTGATAGCAAGTTTGGATGTGATTTTACAGCGCCTGGAAGATTTAATTCAGGCGATTCGTAAAAAGGCAAAAGAACATCGCAATACTGTGATGATTGGGCGTTCTCATGGCATTCATGCTGAACCCATCACCTTTGGATTTAAGTTAGCTGGGTGGTTAGCAGAAGTATTGCGACACCAAGAAAGATTGCAAACTCTCCGCAAAACAATTGCTGTGGGTAAAATTTCTGGTGCAGTAGGAACCTATGCCAATATTGAACCACGTGTAGAAGCGATCGCTTGTCAAAAACTGGGACTGAAACCTGATACTGCTTCTACACAAGTCATTTCCCGCGATATCCACGCTGATTATGTGCAGCAATTAGCTTTAGTTGCCGCATCTATTGAACGCTTTGCTGTCGAAATTCGTAATCTGCAAAAAACAGATGTTCTCGAAGTTGAAGAATTTTTCGCCAAAGGGCAAAAAGGTTCATCAGCTATGCCGCACAAACGTAATCCCATCCGTTCCGAACGGCTAACAGGGATGGCTAGACTAGTCAGAAGTCATGCGGGTGCTGCTTTAGAAGATATCGCCCTCTGGCATGAACGAGATATTTCGCACAGTTCTGTAGAACGGGTAATTTTGCCAGATGCTTGCATTTTGACCCACTTTATGATTAAAGAAATCACCGATTTGGTAACTAACCTCTTGGTATATCCCGAGAATATGCAACGCAATCTCAACTGCTATGGAGGTGTAGTATTTAGCCAAAAAGTGCTACTAGCTTTAGTAGAAAAAGGAACCAACCGCGAAGAAGCCTATGCGATCGTGCAAGAAAATGCCCACACAGCTTGGAACAAACCAGAAGGCAATTTCCACGATTTAATTACTAAAGACCCACGTGTAACTCAAAAATTATCGCCAGCAGAAATTGAGTTTTGTTTTGACCCCCAACAACACCTGCGTCATTTAGAACAGGTTTATCAACGGTTAGGGATTTAA
- a CDS encoding DUF421 domain-containing protein gives MEKFFFVDWQAIFVPSISILELIIRGSLVYLALFSVLRLLPSRQMGTLGITDLLVVVLFAEAAQNAMASNYTSITEGAILVGTVIFWSYLLNWLGYKLPEFQRFLNPPPLLLVKNGRIIHRHLERELITEDELMSKLRQQSVEFLTDVKLAYMEADGSISVITSESKISSVPNQESKTKSDLP, from the coding sequence ATGGAAAAATTCTTTTTTGTTGATTGGCAAGCAATCTTTGTTCCAAGCATTAGTATTTTGGAATTAATTATCCGTGGCTCATTAGTCTACCTGGCATTATTCTCAGTGTTACGCTTGCTTCCCAGCCGACAAATGGGAACTCTAGGAATTACTGATTTACTCGTAGTTGTGTTATTTGCGGAAGCTGCTCAAAATGCTATGGCCAGTAATTACACGTCTATTACTGAGGGCGCTATCCTAGTAGGAACAGTAATTTTTTGGAGCTACTTACTTAACTGGTTAGGTTACAAACTTCCGGAGTTTCAGCGTTTTCTCAATCCCCCTCCACTGTTATTGGTAAAAAATGGTCGGATTATTCATCGGCATTTAGAACGAGAACTGATTACAGAGGACGAGTTAATGAGTAAGTTACGCCAACAAAGTGTAGAATTTTTGACTGATGTCAAGTTAGCTTATATGGAAGCCGACGGTAGCATTAGTGTCATTACATCCGAATCTAAAATTAGTTCTGTTCCTAACCAAGAATCTAAAACAAAAAGCGATCTGCCCTAA